In a genomic window of Hoeflea sp. 108:
- a CDS encoding ABC transporter ATP-binding protein has protein sequence MNSLRTTDVEGAVAVTGPTPAKIEVRGVRKRYDANGNVEALSGVDLTVRSGEFVCLVGPSGCGKSTVLRMVAGLHKPSEGEILVHASGARAVPTAMVFQSYNVFPWKTIRANVRFGLEMTGMASAEADERAILWLRKMGLGDFANAYPPALSGGMLQRVAIARAMAVEPEILLMDEPFAALDAQHRRILQDELLTLWQEDRRTVVFVTHSLEEALLLGDRVVVMSARPGHVIAEFEVPFARPRTPDIRGEPAFARLEQEIWNLLREQVGRHAG, from the coding sequence ATGAACTCATTGCGCACAACCGACGTCGAAGGTGCCGTGGCAGTTACCGGCCCGACCCCGGCCAAGATCGAGGTGCGCGGGGTGCGTAAGCGCTACGACGCTAATGGCAATGTCGAGGCCCTGTCAGGTGTCGATCTGACGGTACGAAGCGGCGAGTTCGTCTGCCTTGTCGGCCCCTCTGGCTGCGGCAAGTCAACTGTTCTCAGGATGGTTGCCGGGCTGCACAAGCCGAGCGAGGGCGAGATATTGGTCCATGCAAGCGGCGCCCGCGCGGTGCCGACAGCCATGGTGTTCCAGAGCTATAATGTGTTTCCGTGGAAGACGATCCGGGCCAATGTCCGCTTCGGCCTGGAAATGACGGGCATGGCCAGCGCCGAAGCTGACGAGCGCGCTATTTTGTGGCTGCGAAAGATGGGCCTCGGCGACTTCGCCAATGCTTACCCGCCGGCACTTTCTGGTGGAATGCTGCAACGGGTCGCAATCGCCCGCGCCATGGCAGTCGAGCCGGAGATCTTGCTGATGGACGAACCGTTCGCCGCCCTCGACGCACAGCATCGGCGTATCCTGCAGGACGAGTTGCTGACGCTCTGGCAGGAGGACAGGCGCACGGTGGTCTTCGTCACCCACAGCCTGGAGGAGGCCCTGCTGCTCGGCGACAGGGTTGTGGTGATGTCGGCGCGACCTGGGCATGTCATTGCCGAGTTCGAGGTGCCGTTCGCGCGGCCACGTACGCCCGACATTCGCGGCGAGCCGGCATTCGCCCGGCTCGAACAGGAAATCTGGAACCTGCTGCGCGAGCAGGTCGGTAGGCACGCCGGTTAG
- a CDS encoding ABC transporter permease, which produces MERTITIKPGEAERDPRGYASKANRQETALAVATPIIFFILWEIFARAGVLDVRFFPAPSAIFMSAVEMARSGMLQQDVLASALRVLAGFAIGVISGLGAALLLGLSRLMRAALEPFLTALYTVPKLALLPLLLLIFGLGELPSVLLVGMTVFFLVWIQCMEAVLAIPENYREAARSFGAKGWAMFRHVTWPALLPQLFISMRIAIGTAVLVIVGVEFVQASQGIGYRIWHSWSLFQANRMYVGICTVALMGFLFSTLVRWLGRLMLPWTASTTKSAR; this is translated from the coding sequence ATGGAACGGACAATAACGATCAAGCCGGGCGAGGCAGAACGGGACCCGCGTGGCTACGCAAGCAAGGCAAACAGGCAGGAGACTGCGCTCGCCGTGGCAACCCCGATCATCTTCTTCATCCTGTGGGAGATCTTTGCCCGGGCGGGCGTGCTCGACGTCAGGTTCTTTCCTGCACCCAGCGCCATTTTCATGTCGGCTGTCGAGATGGCCCGGAGCGGAATGCTGCAGCAGGACGTTCTGGCCAGCGCGCTGCGCGTGCTTGCCGGCTTTGCCATCGGTGTCATCAGCGGCCTGGGAGCAGCATTGCTGCTTGGCCTGTCGCGGCTGATGCGTGCGGCGCTGGAGCCGTTTCTCACCGCGCTCTACACAGTTCCCAAACTGGCGCTCCTGCCGCTGCTGCTGCTGATCTTCGGGCTTGGCGAATTGCCCAGCGTGCTGCTGGTCGGCATGACAGTGTTCTTTCTTGTCTGGATTCAGTGCATGGAAGCGGTACTTGCCATCCCTGAGAATTACCGCGAGGCGGCCCGCTCCTTTGGCGCCAAGGGTTGGGCCATGTTTCGCCATGTCACCTGGCCGGCCCTGCTGCCACAACTCTTCATCTCGATGCGCATCGCAATCGGTACCGCGGTTCTGGTGATCGTCGGCGTAGAGTTTGTCCAGGCAAGCCAGGGGATCGGCTACCGCATCTGGCACTCATGGTCATTGTTCCAGGCCAATCGCATGTATGTCGGCATCTGCACCGTCGCTCTCATGGGTTTCCTGTTCAGCACCCTGGTTCGCTGGCTGGGTCGGCTGATGCTGCCTTGGACCGCGTCCACGACCAAGAGCGCGCGCTGA
- a CDS encoding TniQ family protein → MITAPTLTRLPVVPRPEKDERLSSWMHRLARLYAMPIDAFLEHCGLSGRRIGELEWRLGAGEGALLARRTGISLDALRALTFAGIGPHARLMIATSNRYVCPHCRAGVNRKTAALPWNLWCGEHQMRFRFKGGGSLQTLMSKPQLMALDRYARASALRMADWTRGRDEGAPSIEALLDFLTTRHRKPSPPSLDEQPVLSLEARRANHAFLTRPIARQALLVIVPEYDRVAPILAKPVPRGLFALAHGSLLQNYALAVGLGRLSADPAGYAAAVLLASDPEGEERLRETLRAWPLKLRRRIYGRFRRLRDAQNDAHRDPFAGKRRPVSQFRFTQSHNHARGIS, encoded by the coding sequence GTGATCACCGCGCCGACATTGACGCGGTTGCCGGTCGTGCCGAGGCCGGAAAAGGACGAACGGTTGTCCTCGTGGATGCATCGGCTGGCGCGTCTCTACGCCATGCCGATCGACGCGTTTTTGGAGCACTGCGGCTTGAGCGGCCGCAGGATCGGCGAGCTGGAATGGCGGCTTGGGGCAGGGGAGGGGGCTTTGCTGGCCCGCCGCACCGGCATCAGTCTGGATGCCTTGCGGGCACTGACCTTTGCCGGGATCGGACCGCATGCACGGCTGATGATCGCGACCAGCAATCGCTATGTCTGCCCGCACTGTCGTGCGGGCGTTAACCGAAAGACGGCCGCGCTCCCCTGGAATTTGTGGTGCGGCGAGCATCAAATGCGGTTTCGCTTCAAGGGAGGCGGAAGTCTGCAGACCCTGATGTCAAAACCGCAATTGATGGCTCTCGACCGCTACGCGCGCGCCAGTGCGCTGCGGATGGCGGACTGGACACGGGGGAGGGATGAGGGAGCCCCGTCAATCGAGGCGCTGCTGGATTTCCTGACGACGCGGCATCGCAAACCTTCGCCGCCGTCGCTCGATGAACAGCCCGTTCTTTCGCTGGAGGCACGTCGGGCCAATCACGCGTTTCTGACGCGTCCGATCGCGCGCCAGGCGCTTCTGGTCATCGTGCCGGAGTATGATCGCGTTGCACCCATCCTGGCCAAGCCGGTTCCGCGTGGCCTGTTCGCGCTGGCGCACGGCTCTCTCCTGCAGAACTATGCGCTTGCCGTCGGCTTGGGGCGACTGTCCGCCGATCCGGCTGGTTACGCGGCAGCGGTGTTGCTGGCGAGCGACCCGGAAGGCGAGGAACGGTTGCGCGAAACATTGCGGGCGTGGCCGCTGAAGTTGCGCCGGCGTATCTACGGACGGTTCAGGCGGCTTCGCGACGCTCAGAATGACGCGCATCGCGACCCTTTTGCCGGAAAGAGGCGGCCAGTCTCACAATTCCGATTCACCCAGTCTCATAATCATGCTCGGGGAATCTCATAA
- a CDS encoding TniB family NTP-binding protein — protein sequence MTEDFEHLFPASRQVAALSAEERIRRIRADRWINYPRAEQALQKLEELIVFPQRARMPNLLIVGASGMGKTMIVEKFSRDHPSSFDAVTGCMHMPVIVVQMVSGPDEARFYKRLLAAIGAPEPPRATLSVLENLTLRLLSEIRPGLLVIDEVHSLQAGSVREQTRFLNMLRFLGNELRISLVCVGTQQARNALRTDDQLVRRFEAFALPPWQNDADFGGLIGSLQRTLPLRRPSEISEPMLKRLVETTGGITAGIFSLMGMLAAAAIESGEERIVAHDVADKRNILALLGEPV from the coding sequence ATGACTGAGGATTTCGAGCATCTGTTTCCCGCCAGCCGACAGGTCGCCGCGCTCAGCGCAGAGGAACGCATCCGCAGGATCCGCGCCGACCGCTGGATCAACTATCCGCGCGCCGAACAGGCGCTGCAAAAACTCGAGGAGCTGATCGTCTTCCCGCAGCGCGCCCGCATGCCTAATCTGCTCATTGTCGGCGCCAGCGGCATGGGCAAGACCATGATCGTGGAAAAGTTCTCGCGAGATCATCCCTCCAGTTTCGACGCGGTGACCGGATGCATGCACATGCCGGTGATCGTCGTGCAGATGGTGTCGGGGCCCGACGAGGCGCGGTTCTACAAGCGGTTGCTGGCGGCGATCGGCGCGCCCGAACCGCCGCGCGCAACGCTGTCAGTCCTGGAAAACCTGACCTTGCGCCTGCTTTCAGAAATCCGCCCCGGGCTGCTGGTCATCGACGAGGTGCACAGCCTGCAGGCCGGCTCGGTGCGCGAGCAGACGCGGTTTTTGAACATGCTGCGCTTTCTCGGCAACGAGCTCAGGATTTCGCTCGTCTGCGTCGGCACCCAGCAGGCGCGCAACGCGCTGCGCACCGACGATCAGCTGGTGCGCCGTTTCGAAGCCTTCGCGCTGCCGCCCTGGCAGAACGACGCGGATTTTGGCGGCCTGATCGGCAGCCTGCAGCGTACCTTGCCGCTGCGCCGGCCGAGCGAGATTTCTGAGCCGATGCTGAAGCGCTTGGTCGAGACGACCGGCGGCATCACCGCCGGGATCTTCTCGCTGATGGGCATGCTCGCCGCTGCCGCGATCGAAAGCGGCGAAGAGCGGATCGTCGCCCATGATGTCGCCGACAAGCGCAACATTCTTGCACTGCTGGGAGAACCGGTGTGA
- a CDS encoding Mu transposase C-terminal domain-containing protein — MDHDDADPERWAEARRRAEILSKMPSRPGDVDVGDAMAALGISRATLFRWLKQFRKDDRTSALLPRRRGPDAGMQPLEPTVLAIVEKHFQKLYATRRKPTRTRFQREVAADCRMAGLQPPSIRRLGRWLAMHDQADLLRRREGAKRSEPVFLATPGGLEATAPLHIVQIDHTKVDVTVVDPVTRLPIGRPTLTLAIDVNTRMVMGYYLSLEAPSLTVVALCLTHTVMDKTGWLASRGIAADWAAHGIPRTIHVDNGAEFHARAFERACAEHRIDLTYRPPGTPRFGGHIERLIGTMMGAVHLIPGSHFSNIRERGDLNPEAEAVMTLRELETYLALEIVGSYHARIHKTLDLPPATAWRTRIVEDTVRMPSDPRQFLIDFLPFEERTLQRDGLHLFHIRYWSDELRWLMGPNPRRLPIKYDPRDLSCVFVATGEAYLDVRPADRTRPAIALWEHQAARRALRAEGRKALDEDLIFSTILAQRALVDEATRTTKAMRRDLARREHLTATMIDITPEIAPIGDDRPLQLPYFAVEEWDD; from the coding sequence GTGGATCATGACGACGCCGATCCCGAGAGATGGGCCGAAGCCCGGCGGCGGGCGGAGATCCTGTCGAAAATGCCGTCGCGACCAGGCGACGTGGATGTCGGCGATGCGATGGCTGCGCTCGGGATCAGCCGGGCAACGCTGTTTCGCTGGCTGAAGCAGTTCCGCAAGGATGACCGCACAAGCGCGCTGTTGCCGCGTCGACGCGGCCCGGATGCGGGCATGCAGCCGCTGGAGCCGACAGTGCTCGCCATTGTCGAAAAGCATTTCCAGAAACTCTATGCCACTCGGCGAAAGCCCACACGGACGCGCTTTCAGCGCGAGGTGGCGGCGGATTGCCGAATGGCGGGATTGCAACCGCCCTCCATTCGCCGGCTCGGGCGCTGGCTTGCCATGCATGATCAGGCTGACCTCCTGCGTCGCCGCGAAGGTGCCAAAAGATCCGAGCCGGTTTTCCTGGCGACGCCGGGCGGACTGGAGGCCACAGCACCGCTCCACATCGTGCAGATCGACCACACCAAGGTCGACGTCACCGTGGTCGATCCGGTGACGCGGTTGCCGATCGGCAGGCCGACGCTGACGCTGGCCATCGACGTCAACACTCGGATGGTCATGGGGTACTATCTGTCGCTGGAAGCGCCGTCTCTCACGGTCGTGGCGCTGTGCCTGACCCATACGGTGATGGACAAGACTGGCTGGCTGGCTTCGCGCGGCATCGCGGCCGACTGGGCCGCGCATGGCATTCCCAGGACCATTCATGTCGACAACGGCGCCGAATTCCATGCGCGGGCCTTCGAGCGCGCCTGCGCCGAGCACCGCATCGACCTAACCTACCGCCCACCCGGCACGCCGCGCTTCGGCGGCCATATCGAACGGTTGATCGGCACGATGATGGGGGCGGTGCATCTCATTCCCGGCTCGCATTTCTCCAACATTCGCGAACGCGGCGATCTCAACCCGGAAGCCGAGGCGGTGATGACGCTGCGCGAACTTGAAACCTACCTCGCGCTGGAAATCGTTGGGTCCTACCATGCACGCATCCACAAGACCCTCGATCTGCCGCCGGCAACGGCCTGGCGAACCCGGATCGTCGAGGACACGGTGCGGATGCCGTCCGATCCACGGCAATTCCTGATCGATTTCCTGCCGTTCGAGGAGCGCACGCTGCAGCGCGACGGGCTGCATCTGTTCCATATCCGCTACTGGTCGGATGAGTTGCGCTGGCTAATGGGCCCAAATCCGCGGCGATTGCCCATCAAATATGATCCACGCGACCTGTCTTGCGTGTTCGTGGCGACAGGGGAGGCGTATCTGGATGTGCGGCCAGCCGACCGCACCCGTCCGGCGATCGCCTTGTGGGAGCACCAGGCGGCGCGTCGTGCGTTGCGGGCAGAAGGGCGCAAGGCCCTCGACGAGGATCTCATTTTTTCTACGATCCTCGCCCAGCGCGCTCTGGTCGACGAAGCGACGCGCACGACCAAGGCGATGCGAAGGGATCTTGCACGGCGCGAGCACCTTACCGCGACGATGATCGACATCACGCCGGAGATCGCCCCGATCGGCGACGACAGACCCCTGCAGCTACCCTATTTCGCGGTGGAGGAATGGGATGACTGA
- a CDS encoding DNA-binding transcriptional regulator: protein MATKPRFKSDAFEAIHSSANAMYKVGTIDKATMRSFDESCLTTPNLEPDEIKTLRESHHVSQPVFARYLNTSESTVQKWETGAKRPSGMALKLLAIVRKHGLQILQ from the coding sequence ATGGCAACTAAACCGAGGTTCAAGAGCGATGCCTTCGAGGCTATCCATAGCTCGGCCAACGCAATGTACAAAGTCGGAACGATCGACAAGGCGACGATGCGCAGTTTTGACGAAAGCTGTCTGACGACGCCGAACCTCGAACCCGATGAGATCAAGACGCTGCGCGAGAGCCACCACGTAAGCCAGCCGGTGTTCGCGCGCTATTTGAACACGTCGGAATCGACGGTGCAGAAGTGGGAAACCGGCGCCAAGCGGCCGAGCGGCATGGCCCTGAAGCTGCTGGCCATTGTCCGGAAGCACGGGTTGCAGATCCTGCAATAG
- a CDS encoding site-specific integrase: MGRQAEARADGSLDAQGDATLPSPGLPAAESSLSGRMPSHLGELAERARSYVEAASSANTRRAYAADWKHFGDWLRRQGLSAMPPDPETVGLYITACASGAASQDAVVTRSGKAAGRKDAVSTIERRLSSLSWNYAQRGLALDRKHRAIATVMAGIRNAHARPPRQKEAILPEDLIAMLETLERGTLRGLRDRAMLLLGFTGALRRSEIVGLDCARDQTEDGRGWIEIFPKGLLVTLRGKTGWREVEIGRGSADATCPVTALETWLSLARIGHGPLFRRVTGHGKKVGSERLNDQEVARLVKRAALAAGVRGDLPEGERAALFAGHSLRAGLASSAEIEERYVQKQLGHASAEMTRKYQRRRDRFRVNLTKASGL; encoded by the coding sequence ATGGGACGACAGGCCGAAGCTCGCGCCGACGGTTCTCTGGATGCACAAGGCGACGCCACCCTCCCCTCCCCTGGCTTGCCGGCAGCCGAAAGCTCGCTTTCCGGTCGCATGCCTTCCCATCTTGGAGAACTGGCCGAGCGCGCCCGCAGCTATGTCGAGGCGGCGAGTTCGGCCAACACACGCCGGGCCTATGCCGCCGACTGGAAGCATTTCGGCGACTGGCTGCGCCGCCAGGGATTGTCGGCAATGCCGCCGGATCCCGAGACCGTCGGGCTCTACATCACCGCCTGCGCTTCGGGTGCCGCTTCCCAAGACGCTGTGGTCACCAGGTCGGGCAAGGCAGCCGGTCGCAAGGATGCGGTTTCGACCATCGAACGGCGGCTGTCTTCGCTGTCGTGGAACTATGCCCAGCGCGGCCTTGCCCTAGACCGCAAGCACCGCGCCATCGCAACCGTCATGGCCGGCATCCGCAACGCGCACGCCCGCCCGCCCCGGCAGAAGGAGGCGATCCTGCCGGAGGACCTGATCGCCATGCTGGAGACGCTCGAACGCGGCACTTTGCGCGGCTTGCGCGACCGCGCCATGCTGCTGCTCGGTTTTACCGGCGCCCTACGCCGTTCCGAAATCGTCGGGCTCGACTGCGCCCGCGACCAGACCGAGGACGGCCGTGGCTGGATCGAGATTTTCCCGAAGGGACTGCTGGTGACCCTGCGTGGCAAGACCGGCTGGCGCGAGGTCGAGATCGGCCGTGGTTCGGCCGACGCCACCTGCCCGGTCACCGCGCTTGAAACCTGGCTCAGCCTCGCCCGCATCGGCCACGGCCCGCTGTTTCGGCGCGTCACCGGGCACGGCAAGAAGGTCGGATCCGAGCGTCTCAACGACCAGGAGGTCGCCCGTCTGGTCAAGCGCGCAGCCCTTGCCGCCGGCGTGCGCGGCGACCTCCCCGAGGGCGAACGCGCCGCCCTGTTTGCCGGCCACTCGCTGCGCGCCGGCCTCGCCTCCTCGGCTGAGATTGAAGAGCGCTACGTGCAAAAACAGCTCGGCCACGCCAGCGCCGAAATGACCCGCAAATACCAGCGCCGCCGCGACCGCTTCCGCGTCAACCTGACCAAGGCGAGCGGGCTCTAG
- a CDS encoding type II toxin-antitoxin system VapB family antitoxin codes for MAEPQLSIRSARARDLAHRLARRENRTIADVVERALESYEVREAGREPALAFYSRLKMQSGTDIDLEATIRAHRHPHEGIDL; via the coding sequence ATGGCTGAACCACAACTTTCGATAAGGAGCGCTCGGGCTCGCGACCTGGCGCATAGGCTAGCCCGGCGTGAAAACCGCACGATCGCCGATGTCGTTGAGCGTGCCCTCGAATCCTACGAAGTACGCGAAGCAGGGCGTGAGCCTGCGCTGGCCTTCTACAGCCGATTGAAAATGCAATCAGGCACCGACATTGACCTTGAGGCCACAATTCGTGCCCATCGGCATCCTCATGAGGGCATCGATCTGTGA